A genome region from Trichoderma asperellum chromosome 7, complete sequence includes the following:
- a CDS encoding uncharacterized protein (EggNog:ENOG41~SECRETED:SignalP(1-19)), protein MKFSTLASVGLTGLSTVLAAPSSVDSRNANGAVFALTNAVNNAIIAFSRNADGTLTKTGEYPTGGHGQGVDFDSQGGLQLSADNKFLYAVNPASDEVTVYSVSGSSLKKIQCIYAGDQPLAISLSSNGFAYVMDGSVATTGIFGFKRNEMTGMLTPITNSTIATSTPIGVPGTVAFSPDARTIIVTNKVGSTIDQYSVAANGEAVLETTYASSGLRPFGAVWGKSNTLYVVESGLPAFGNAGLSTYRLDKVDENPLLKPITKSEKNQQTDGCWVVVTPDEKYAYTASFITNAISSYKVAANGTATLIQEVAASPGEGTEPVDLALSADGQYLYNLQRGGGAISGWKIQADGSLKTLSNSFGAGQGIPVADGASGLAAY, encoded by the coding sequence ATGAAGTTCTCTACTCTTGCTTCTGTCGGCCTTACTGGTCTCTCTACCGTCCTCGCTGCTCCTAGCAGCGTTGACTCCCGAAACGCCAACGGCGCGGTCTTCGCCTTGACCAACGCGGTCAACAACGCAATCATTGCTTTCTCCCGTAACGCCGATGGCACATTGACCAAGACTGGAGAATACCCCACTGGTGGCCACGGCCAGGGCGTCGACTTCGATTCTCAGGGAGGTCTTCAGCTCAGTGCTGACAACAAGTTCCTCTATGCTGTGAACCCGGCCAGCGACGAGGTTACCGTCTACTCCGTTAGCGGCTCCAGCCTTAAGAAGATTCAGTGCATCTATGCTGGTGATCAGCCTCTGGCTATTTCCTTGAGCAGCAACGGATTTGCCTATGTCATGGACGGCTCCGTTGCCACAACAGGCATCTTTGGTTTCAAGAGGAACGAGATGACTGGCATGCTTACACCCATTACAAACTCCACCATTGCTACCAGCACTCCCATTGGTGTTCCCGGCACCGTTGCCTTTTCCCCTGATGCCCgcaccatcatcgtcacAAACAAGGTCGGCAGCACCATCGACCAATACTCAGTGGCAGCCAACGGCGAGGCCGTCCTGGAAACCACTTACGCATCCAGCGGCCTCCGTCCCTTTGGAGCCGTCTGGGGCAAGTCTAACACACTCTATGTTGTCGAGTCTGGCCTGCCCGCCTTCGGCAACGCTGGTCTGTCAACATACCGTCTTGACAAGGTCGACGAGAACCCCCTCTTGAAGCCCATCACCAAGTCTGAGAAGAACCAGCAGACTGATGGCTGCTGGGTCGTTGTGACTCCTGACGAGAAGTACGCCTACACGGCCAGCTTCATCACCaacgccatctccagctaCAAGGTTGCCGCGAACGGCACTGCAACTCTCATCCAGGAGGTTGCTGCTAGCCCCGGTGAGGGCACCGAGCCCGTCGATCTTGCTCTTAGCGCCGATGGTCAATATCTGTACAACCTCCAGCGTGGTGGCGGTGCTATTTCTGGCTGGAAGATCCAGGCCGACGGTTCTCTCAAGACTCTTAGCAACTCTTTCGGCGCAGGACAAGGTATCCCCGTTGCTGACGGTGCTTCTGGTCTGGCTGCATACTAA
- a CDS encoding uncharacterized protein (EggNog:ENOG41) → MASKVHWAQVSHLALAEKGVSENEYDVKDVDLFAADNFNPEYLKVNPNGTVPSITSPSLDKNIIESVDVARWIDGLKGERTLVPSDAAAKSRAQAIIDLVHSYDGRTDTVLFNSRNDEEMNAKRNFGFKDYLVNR, encoded by the exons ATGGCGTCCAAGGTGCAT TGGGCCCAGGTGTCCCATCTTGCACTGGCGGAAAAGGGTGTCTCTGAAAATGAATATGATGTCAAGGATGTTGATCTGT TCGCTGCCGACAACTTCAATCCTGAATACTTGAAGGTGAACCCCAACGGCACCGTGCCTAGCATTACTTCGCCTTCACTAGACAAGAACATCATCGAAAGCGTAGATGTCGCCAGGTGGATTGATGGACTAAAGGGAGAGCGCACCTTGGTGCCCTCggatgccgccgccaagagcAGGGCGCAAGCGATTATTGATCTTGTCCACTCATACGATGGCAGGACCGATACCGTCCTCTTCAATTCTCGGAATGACGAAGAGATGAATGCGAAGAGAAACTTCGGCTTCAAGGATTACCTGGTCAACCGCTAA
- a CDS encoding uncharacterized protein (EggNog:ENOG41), translating into MWGAGSDTTQIHNFDTLEKLIQKSASNFKFGEKTREWWASITATDSFKKVFPQLY; encoded by the coding sequence ATGTGGGGAGCCGGCTCGGACACGACCCAGATTCATAATTTTGACACCTTGGAGAAGTTGATTCAAAAGTCCGCCTCTAACTTCAAGTTTGGTGAGAAGACCAGGGAATGGTGGGCTAGTATTACCGCCACGGATTCATTCAAGAAAGTATTCCCGCAGTTGTATTAA
- a CDS encoding uncharacterized protein (EggNog:ENOG41): MSQPRRPKTEEEVEAEVQFYGLTNQSAAAIVRFGNALKGARKLEREHIELLAPGRRLHPPSPLSQPVWKQADIEDSPRPQPGEEVEPCGLDLEAAGADPIESPDSGRLDEDPDIKALKALIYAVPGVDDIPAPHEPPPSLKFRRRVLSPIQEEEEDEEVKGEEEEEEEEMPTHPRIA; this comes from the exons atgtccCAACCAAGAAGACCCAAGACCGaagaggaggtggaggcggaGGTGCAGTTCTACGGCCTCACCAACCAGAGCGCCGCGGCGATCGTTCGCTTCGGGAACGCGCTCAAGGGGGCCAGAAAGCTAGAGAGGGAGCACATTGAGCTTCTAGCCCCCGGCAGAAGGTTACATCCTCCGTCCCCCCTCTCTCAGCCGGTCTGGAAACAGGCAGATATCGAGGATAGCCCTCGCCCCCAGCCTGGTGAAGAAGTTGAGCCTTGCGGCCTGGATTTGGAGGCTGCCGGCGCTGATCCAATCGAGTCTCCG GATTCGGGCCGTCTTGATGAGGACCCTGACATCAAAGCCTTAAAGGCCCTAATATATGCCGTTCCTGGAGTTGACGATATTCCTGCCCCACACGaacctcctccttctttaaAATTCCGAAGGAGGGTTCTCTCTCCgatacaagaagaagaggaggatgaagaggtgaagggagaggaagaggaagaggaagaagaaatgccGACTCATCCGAGAATCGCTTAG